In bacterium, the following proteins share a genomic window:
- a CDS encoding D-glycerate dehydrogenase, whose translation MSFKVLVTRRVPGPALDELCSRYAVTLNPEDRDLDSAELDSLSRGCSGILSMLSDRIDREFIAGHPELRVVSNYAVGYNNIDLAAAKEHGLIVTHTPGVLTEATADLAWALIVSACRRVPEADRYTREGRFQGWAPEMFLGQDIHGRTLGVVGLGRIGLAVARRAVGFGMKILYWGRSAHPEAEASLGARRVELDDLLRESDIVSLHVPLTPATTRLIDRRRLGLLKPTAVLINTARGPVLDEAALVEALREHRIFAAGLDVYEAEPQLHPGLAELPNVVLLPHLGSATLATRSRMTRLAVDNLVEALEGRAPAHPVPLP comes from the coding sequence ATGTCCTTCAAAGTCCTGGTCACCCGCCGGGTGCCCGGTCCGGCCCTGGATGAGCTTTGCTCCCGTTACGCTGTGACGCTCAACCCCGAGGACCGCGACCTGGACAGCGCGGAGCTCGACAGTCTGTCGCGCGGCTGCAGCGGCATCCTCAGCATGCTGAGCGACCGGATCGACCGGGAGTTCATCGCGGGCCACCCCGAGTTGCGCGTGGTCTCGAACTATGCCGTGGGTTACAACAACATCGACCTGGCAGCGGCCAAAGAGCACGGTCTGATAGTGACCCACACCCCCGGCGTGCTGACCGAGGCCACCGCCGACTTGGCCTGGGCGCTGATCGTCTCCGCCTGCCGCCGCGTTCCCGAGGCCGACCGATACACCCGCGAGGGCAGGTTCCAGGGCTGGGCCCCGGAGATGTTTCTTGGCCAGGACATCCACGGCCGCACCCTGGGCGTGGTCGGCCTGGGGCGGATCGGGCTGGCCGTGGCGCGACGGGCCGTGGGGTTCGGGATGAAAATCCTCTACTGGGGACGCAGCGCCCACCCGGAGGCGGAAGCGAGCCTGGGCGCGCGCCGGGTCGAGCTGGATGACCTTCTGCGCGAAAGCGATATCGTGAGCCTGCACGTGCCGCTCACCCCGGCCACCACGCGGCTCATCGACCGGCGGCGGCTGGGGCTTCTCAAGCCTACGGCCGTGCTGATCAACACCGCCCGCGGCCCGGTGCTGGATGAGGCCGCCCTGGTGGAGGCCCTGCGTGAACATCGTATTTTCGCTGCCGGGCTGGATGTCTACGAGGCCGAGCCGCAGTTACATCCCGGCCTGGCCGAACTGCCGAACGTGGTGCTGCTGCCGCACCTGGGCAGCGCCACCCTGGCCACCCGCAGCCGCATGACCCGTCTGGCCGTGGACAACCTGGTCGAGGCCCTGGAGGGCCGCGCCCCGGCCCATCCGGTGCCCTTGCCCTGA
- a CDS encoding metal-dependent hydrolase: MASLTYYGHAAFRIDTGRHKVLFDPYLTGNPHATVKAESVECDAILLSHGHSDHLGDTVAISRRTGAPVVTTYELAGFLAEKGVSVHRMHIGGKYEFEFGTVKLTPAFHGGGVEGAPGVYCTPCGFLLKSEGHTVYYPGDTALTIEFDLIGRLNHIDTVLLPIGDNFTMGPEDALEAVRMLRPKTVVPLHYNTWEVITQDPEAFKRRVEALTPAQVTVVRPGDTVEL, from the coding sequence ATGGCAAGCCTTACCTATTACGGACACGCCGCGTTCCGGATCGACACCGGGCGGCACAAGGTTCTGTTCGACCCCTACCTGACCGGTAACCCGCACGCCACGGTCAAGGCGGAGAGCGTGGAGTGCGACGCGATCCTGCTCAGCCACGGCCACAGCGACCACCTGGGCGACACGGTCGCCATCTCGCGCCGCACCGGCGCGCCGGTGGTCACCACCTACGAGCTGGCCGGGTTCCTCGCCGAGAAGGGCGTTTCGGTCCACCGCATGCACATCGGCGGAAAGTACGAGTTCGAGTTCGGCACGGTCAAGCTCACTCCGGCCTTTCACGGCGGCGGAGTGGAGGGGGCCCCGGGGGTCTACTGCACGCCCTGCGGTTTCCTGCTCAAGTCCGAGGGCCACACGGTATATTATCCCGGCGATACGGCCCTGACCATCGAGTTCGACCTGATCGGGCGGCTCAACCACATCGACACTGTCCTGCTGCCCATCGGCGACAATTTCACCATGGGACCGGAGGACGCCCTCGAGGCGGTGCGGATGCTGCGGCCCAAGACAGTGGTGCCCCTGCACTACAACACCTGGGAGGTGATCACCCAGGACCCGGAGGCTTTCAAGCGCCGGGTGGAGGCCCTGACCCCGGCTCAGGTGACCGTGGTCCGGCCCGGCGACACCGTGGAGCTTTGA
- a CDS encoding lipoate--protein ligase family protein, whose translation MSPEFGRPWRFLDSGPGGAAFNMALDEAILRAVSAGESPPVLRVYRWSGPAVSLGYAQRAGRELDLAACAAAGVSVVRRLTGGRAVWHDDELTYSFAGPSGTERLGGSISESWWLIAQAIAGSLEGLGARTDLAATGWPRKAASHPGSANPCFSSATRHEIAFQGRKLVGSAQRRVEGAFLQQGSLLLTNCQGRFLDFLPAWVDEDSRARMRQALEQGVTGLDRAAGRYVCYEEAAAAFHLGFAQSFGTALEPDTPSDFEMSLARHLARSRYSDPDWPNRERKNQ comes from the coding sequence ATGAGCCCTGAGTTTGGCCGTCCCTGGCGTTTCCTGGACAGCGGTCCGGGCGGGGCTGCGTTCAACATGGCCCTGGACGAGGCCATTCTACGCGCGGTGTCAGCGGGAGAATCGCCGCCCGTGCTGCGGGTCTACCGCTGGAGCGGTCCCGCTGTCTCCCTGGGCTATGCCCAGCGCGCCGGGCGCGAGCTGGACCTCGCCGCCTGCGCCGCCGCCGGGGTGAGCGTGGTGCGCCGCTTGACCGGCGGGCGCGCCGTGTGGCATGATGATGAGCTGACCTACTCTTTCGCCGGGCCCTCCGGCACGGAACGCCTGGGAGGCTCCATCAGCGAGAGCTGGTGGCTGATCGCGCAGGCTATCGCCGGGTCGCTGGAGGGCCTGGGCGCACGCACCGACCTGGCCGCCACTGGCTGGCCGCGCAAGGCCGCCTCGCACCCCGGCTCGGCCAACCCCTGCTTTTCCAGCGCCACCCGTCACGAGATCGCATTCCAGGGCCGCAAACTGGTTGGCAGCGCCCAGCGTCGGGTGGAGGGCGCGTTCCTGCAGCAGGGCTCGCTCCTTCTGACCAACTGCCAGGGCCGTTTCCTGGATTTCCTGCCCGCCTGGGTGGATGAGGACTCCCGCGCCCGGATGCGCCAGGCCCTGGAGCAGGGCGTGACCGGCCTTGACCGGGCGGCCGGACGGTATGTATGCTATGAGGAGGCCGCCGCGGCGTTCCACCTCGGGTTCGCGCAGTCGTTCGGGACAGCCCTGGAGCCGGATACGCCGAGCGATTTTGAGATGAGCCTGGCCCGGCACCTGGCCCGCAGCCGCTACAGCGACCCGGACTGGCCGAACCGTGAGCGTAAAAATCAATAA
- the aroE gene encoding shikimate dehydrogenase translates to MSRPHITSRTRTFGVIGDPVEHSLSPVLHNFVLERLGLDARYMAFHVKRELGPQVGSALRTLGLSGLNVTLPHKEAAAAQAEVLSREAAAVGAVNTLGLDPEGRLAGHNTDVAGFLGALQLRGLKEPLEGQSALVLGAGGAARAILYGLGLAGVRQISLANRTLAKADELLRWFLPHFSSVRVRSFGLGETAKLEEALAAAQLTVNVTPLGMKPHVEDSPLPEALTPREGSVVFDTIYNPEPTLLLERAEMAGCTCVGGLDMLIIQGMESLGWWLGETVPWRGMLWELRELLREALDERD, encoded by the coding sequence TTGAGCCGCCCGCATATAACCAGCCGCACGCGCACCTTCGGCGTGATCGGCGACCCGGTGGAGCACAGCCTCAGCCCGGTGCTGCACAATTTCGTGCTGGAGCGCCTGGGCCTGGATGCGCGCTACATGGCATTCCATGTGAAACGCGAGCTGGGGCCGCAGGTGGGCTCCGCCCTTCGCACCCTGGGCCTGTCCGGCCTGAATGTCACTCTGCCGCACAAGGAGGCCGCCGCGGCGCAAGCCGAGGTGCTGAGCCGGGAGGCCGCCGCCGTGGGCGCGGTCAACACCCTGGGGCTCGACCCGGAGGGCCGTCTGGCCGGGCACAATACGGATGTCGCCGGGTTTCTGGGCGCACTCCAGCTGCGCGGGCTAAAAGAGCCGCTGGAAGGGCAATCCGCCCTGGTGCTGGGTGCGGGCGGCGCGGCGCGGGCGATCCTCTACGGTCTCGGCCTGGCCGGGGTGCGCCAGATCAGTCTGGCCAACCGCACGCTCGCCAAGGCGGATGAGCTGCTGCGCTGGTTCCTGCCGCACTTTTCCTCCGTGCGGGTGCGCTCGTTCGGGCTGGGCGAGACTGCCAAGCTGGAAGAGGCCCTGGCCGCGGCCCAGCTTACGGTGAATGTCACCCCGCTGGGGATGAAGCCGCACGTGGAGGATTCACCCCTGCCGGAGGCGCTCACCCCGCGCGAGGGCAGCGTGGTGTTCGACACGATCTACAACCCGGAACCCACCCTGCTGCTCGAGCGCGCGGAAATGGCCGGCTGCACCTGCGTGGGCGGGCTGGACATGCTGATAATTCAGGGGATGGAATCTCTGGGCTGGTGGCTGGGCGAGACGGTGCCCTGGCGCGGGATGCTCTGGGAACTGAGAGAGCTTCTGCGCGAGGCCCTGGACGAGCGGGATTGA
- a CDS encoding FAD-dependent oxidoreductase: MTQGRRGFLRSLIGSGALLGAFGGRAVAAGSEPAAERHYDILVAGGGPGGVCAAVAAARAGKKVLLVERYGFLGGMATAGLVEPFMPFETAGAQVNSGLFEEVRQGLIKAGGYGSPMHKDATDSEVLKMVELDLLLASGADVLFHSFVFGATVRRKKVSAVKVATKSGEMRFSADYFVDATGDGDLACFAGADWELGRREDGFTQPSTLFFKMSGVDLDRAMKAIKKNKWDRSFKALTEKARAAGEFSSPREDTLWFCTPREGVIAFNTTRLVKYDATNPWDQTQMEIKGLGQVRDTARFAVKYLPGFEKAYLSQVASQVGVRESRRVVCDYQVTQDDLLSCREFEDSIARGCYPIDIHNPTGSGTTIIGIPEGKSYGIPYRSMTVKGLDNLVMGCRAIWGTHEAHSAYRVQPIVMCIGHAAGVAASAAHTGGSGLRDIDIAKVRADLKAQGAVV, translated from the coding sequence ATGACCCAGGGACGACGCGGATTCCTGCGCAGCCTGATCGGCTCGGGCGCGCTGCTGGGGGCTTTCGGCGGGCGGGCCGTGGCCGCGGGCAGTGAGCCCGCCGCCGAGCGGCACTACGACATCCTGGTGGCAGGCGGAGGCCCGGGCGGGGTCTGCGCCGCCGTGGCCGCCGCGCGCGCGGGCAAGAAAGTGCTGCTTGTCGAGCGCTACGGGTTCCTGGGCGGCATGGCCACCGCCGGGCTGGTCGAGCCGTTCATGCCGTTCGAGACCGCGGGTGCGCAGGTCAACTCCGGGCTGTTCGAGGAGGTGCGCCAGGGCCTGATCAAAGCGGGCGGCTACGGCTCGCCGATGCACAAGGACGCCACGGACAGCGAAGTGCTGAAGATGGTCGAGCTGGACCTTCTGCTTGCCAGCGGTGCGGATGTGTTGTTCCACTCCTTCGTGTTCGGGGCCACGGTGCGGCGCAAGAAAGTGAGCGCGGTCAAGGTGGCGACCAAATCGGGCGAGATGCGCTTTTCGGCGGACTATTTCGTGGACGCCACCGGGGATGGCGACCTGGCCTGTTTCGCCGGAGCGGACTGGGAGCTGGGCCGCCGCGAGGACGGGTTCACGCAGCCCTCGACGCTCTTTTTCAAAATGAGCGGGGTCGACCTGGACCGCGCCATGAAAGCGATCAAGAAAAACAAGTGGGACCGCAGTTTCAAGGCCCTGACCGAAAAAGCCCGCGCCGCGGGCGAGTTCAGCTCGCCGCGCGAGGACACGCTCTGGTTCTGCACCCCGCGCGAGGGCGTGATCGCGTTCAACACCACCCGTCTGGTCAAGTATGACGCCACCAACCCCTGGGACCAGACTCAGATGGAGATCAAGGGCCTGGGCCAGGTGCGCGACACCGCGCGTTTCGCCGTCAAATACCTGCCCGGGTTCGAGAAAGCCTACCTCTCGCAGGTGGCCTCCCAGGTGGGCGTGCGCGAGAGCCGCCGCGTGGTCTGCGACTATCAGGTGACCCAGGATGACCTGCTCAGTTGCCGCGAGTTCGAGGACAGCATCGCCCGCGGCTGCTACCCGATCGACATCCACAACCCCACCGGCAGCGGCACCACGATCATCGGGATCCCGGAGGGCAAGAGCTACGGCATCCCCTACCGCTCCATGACAGTCAAGGGCCTGGACAACCTGGTCATGGGCTGCCGGGCGATCTGGGGCACCCACGAGGCGCACAGCGCCTACCGCGTGCAGCCGATCGTGATGTGCATCGGGCACGCCGCCGGGGTGGCTGCCTCTGCCGCGCACACGGGCGGCAGTGGCCTGCGGGATATCGATATCGCCAAAGTCCGCGCGGACCTCAAAGCCCAGGGCGCGGTGGTCTGA
- a CDS encoding ARMT1-like domain-containing protein: MKTHPECIPCFIRQTLDAARLVSDDPALHERALLEACAVVSGMDTSEPPPAMAGRIQKIIRRLSGVADPYNGAKSRFNGFILARVPHLESLIRGASDPFETALRLAIAGNIIDFGIHIGLSEADVEAAIEHSLSVELDRDSVHSLRRALAGARRLLYVGDNAGEVVFDRLFLEQIKALNPGLTVTFATRGAPILNDITREDALQAGVDRFARVIDNGDDSAGCVLSLCGAEFLEELGRADLLISKGQGNFETLNETTLEAFFLLKAKCPVIARVAGARQGDLLVLHRPAAPDESR, translated from the coding sequence GTGAAAACACACCCCGAATGCATACCCTGCTTTATCCGCCAGACTTTGGACGCCGCCCGTCTGGTGAGCGATGACCCCGCGCTGCACGAGCGCGCCCTGCTCGAGGCCTGCGCCGTTGTCTCGGGCATGGACACCAGCGAGCCGCCGCCGGCCATGGCCGGCAGGATACAGAAAATCATCCGCCGCCTGAGCGGGGTCGCCGACCCCTACAACGGGGCCAAGTCGCGTTTCAACGGTTTCATCCTGGCGCGTGTTCCGCACCTGGAAAGCCTGATCCGGGGCGCGTCCGACCCGTTCGAGACCGCGCTGCGCCTGGCCATCGCGGGCAATATCATCGATTTCGGCATCCATATCGGCCTGAGCGAGGCGGATGTGGAGGCGGCGATAGAGCACTCGCTCTCCGTCGAACTGGACCGCGACTCCGTGCACAGCCTGCGCCGCGCGCTGGCCGGGGCCCGGCGCCTTCTGTACGTGGGCGACAACGCCGGCGAGGTGGTGTTCGACCGTCTGTTCCTGGAGCAGATCAAGGCCCTGAACCCGGGCCTTACGGTGACATTTGCCACGCGCGGCGCGCCGATCCTGAACGACATCACGCGTGAGGACGCCCTCCAGGCGGGGGTGGACCGTTTCGCCCGGGTGATCGACAACGGGGATGACTCGGCCGGTTGCGTTCTCTCGCTCTGCGGGGCGGAGTTCCTGGAGGAGCTTGGACGGGCGGACCTGCTCATATCGAAGGGCCAGGGGAATTTCGAGACATTGAACGAGACCACGCTGGAGGCGTTTTTCCTGCTCAAGGCCAAGTGTCCGGTGATAGCGCGGGTGGCCGGCGCGCGGCAGGGCGACCTCCTGGTGCTGCACCGTCCGGCCGCGCCGGATGAATCGCGTTGA
- the aroA gene encoding 3-phosphoshikimate 1-carboxyvinyltransferase, which produces MIQKFKAAEPLSGEVRVPGDKSISHRALMLAGMAAGTSRIEGLSPGLDVASTGACMRALGANIETGKAGALKVHGAGKKGLAAPSAELDAGNSGTTIRLLSGVLAGQRFTSTISGDQYLVRRPMKRVIEPLEMMGATVESAPGGHPPLTIHGGDLEGITYYLPVPSAQVKSCVLLAGLFASGETRVVESVPSRDHTERMLPLFGVTVTVDALEVCVRGGSTLSACDIVVPGDPSSAAFFAAAAALVPGSRVCLPNLTLNPTRAAFYEVLARMGAHLDRLEERFSAGEPVADLELSFSELKAATVEGAEVPSLIDEIPILAVVATQAHGVTRIRDAGELRVKETDRLRAIADNLRAMGASVEEHAAGLDIEGPTPLTGCALESYGDHRIAMAFSVAGLIASGETVIQDAGCADISFPGFYDLLRGLCREKKA; this is translated from the coding sequence ATGATCCAGAAATTCAAGGCCGCAGAGCCATTGTCGGGCGAGGTCCGCGTGCCGGGCGACAAATCGATCAGCCACCGGGCTTTGATGCTGGCCGGTATGGCCGCGGGAACCTCCCGTATCGAAGGCCTCTCGCCGGGGCTGGATGTGGCCAGCACTGGCGCCTGCATGCGCGCGCTCGGCGCCAATATTGAGACAGGCAAGGCCGGCGCGCTGAAAGTCCACGGGGCCGGGAAAAAAGGCCTGGCCGCCCCTTCCGCCGAACTGGACGCCGGCAACTCCGGCACCACGATCCGCCTTCTTTCCGGGGTCCTGGCCGGGCAGCGTTTCACCAGCACGATCAGCGGCGACCAGTATCTGGTCCGCCGCCCGATGAAACGGGTGATCGAGCCGCTGGAGATGATGGGCGCCACGGTGGAGAGCGCCCCGGGCGGGCATCCCCCGCTGACCATCCACGGCGGCGACCTGGAGGGGATCACCTACTACCTGCCAGTGCCCAGCGCCCAGGTCAAGTCCTGCGTGCTGCTGGCCGGGCTGTTCGCCTCCGGCGAGACCCGCGTGGTGGAGAGCGTGCCCAGCCGTGACCATACCGAGCGCATGCTGCCCCTGTTCGGGGTGACAGTGACAGTGGACGCCCTGGAGGTGTGCGTACGCGGCGGGAGCACGCTTTCCGCTTGCGATATAGTGGTCCCCGGCGATCCCAGCTCGGCCGCGTTTTTCGCCGCCGCGGCAGCGCTCGTGCCGGGCAGCCGGGTGTGTCTTCCCAACCTGACCCTGAACCCCACCCGGGCCGCGTTCTACGAGGTGCTGGCGCGCATGGGAGCGCACCTGGACCGCCTGGAGGAGCGTTTTTCCGCCGGCGAGCCGGTGGCCGACCTGGAGTTGAGCTTTTCGGAACTCAAGGCCGCCACGGTGGAGGGGGCCGAGGTGCCCAGCCTGATCGACGAGATACCGATCCTGGCCGTGGTGGCAACCCAGGCCCACGGCGTTACCCGTATCCGCGACGCCGGTGAGCTGCGGGTCAAGGAGACCGACCGCCTCCGCGCCATCGCCGACAACCTGCGCGCCATGGGCGCCTCCGTGGAGGAGCACGCCGCGGGCCTGGACATCGAGGGCCCCACCCCGCTGACCGGCTGCGCGCTGGAGAGCTACGGCGACCACCGGATCGCCATGGCGTTCAGCGTGGCGGGCCTGATCGCCTCGGGTGAGACCGTGATCCAGGACGCCGGCTGCGCCGACATCTCGTTCCCCGGTTTCTACGACCTGTTGCGCGGACTATGCCGGGAGAAAAAAGCTTGA
- a CDS encoding NUDIX hydrolase, whose translation MSDPTGKKVSGERVLDGWLLKVDVDQVIEPGHTDAVRREVVHHPGASAVVACLPGGRIVLVRQYRYALDEYVWEVPAGRLEPGEDPLAAARRELAEETGYVARELTLLARLHSSPGFSDEVVYLYRAEGLVPGEPSPDPQERLEVREFNLLEALDLIDAGLITDSKTVSAILLAGRDICPVAGRHS comes from the coding sequence ATGAGCGATCCCACAGGCAAGAAAGTCTCCGGCGAGCGGGTGCTGGACGGCTGGCTGCTGAAAGTCGATGTGGACCAGGTGATCGAGCCGGGGCACACGGACGCGGTCCGGCGCGAGGTGGTGCATCACCCGGGGGCCTCGGCTGTGGTGGCCTGCCTGCCGGGGGGCAGGATCGTGCTGGTGCGCCAGTACCGCTACGCCCTGGATGAGTATGTCTGGGAGGTCCCCGCCGGCCGTCTGGAGCCGGGCGAGGACCCGCTGGCCGCCGCGCGCCGCGAGCTGGCCGAGGAGACCGGCTATGTCGCGCGCGAGCTGACCCTGCTTGCCCGCCTCCACAGCTCGCCGGGTTTCAGCGACGAGGTGGTCTACCTCTACCGCGCCGAGGGTCTCGTTCCGGGCGAACCAAGCCCAGACCCGCAGGAGCGTCTGGAGGTCCGCGAGTTCAACCTCCTGGAGGCGCTGGACCTGATCGACGCGGGCCTTATCACCGACTCCAAGACCGTGAGCGCCATCCTGCTGGCCGGGCGGGATATCTGCCCAGTGGCTGGCCGTCATTCCTGA
- the rpe gene encoding ribulose-phosphate 3-epimerase: MPIQIHPSILNADHAHMQSEFDRIKAAGADGIHLDIMDGRFVEPVTFDLDTIRRYVQMIDLPFDAHLMIVEPERHVDEYVDAGASLVNFHLEVTDNPGAIIDHLHGRGVKAGVTINPDTPVDGVLKLAGKVELVLFMSVFPGYGGQKFIPGVLDKVRELRRHYEKSGLETPMVQIDGGINLETAPLAVAAGVNNLVVGTFIFRSPDYAATIGSLRRACEGVALDWK; this comes from the coding sequence ATGCCGATACAGATACATCCCTCGATCCTGAACGCCGACCACGCGCACATGCAGAGCGAGTTCGACCGGATCAAAGCGGCCGGGGCGGATGGCATCCACCTGGACATAATGGACGGCCGTTTCGTGGAGCCGGTCACGTTCGACCTGGACACGATCCGGCGCTACGTGCAAATGATCGACTTGCCGTTCGACGCCCACCTGATGATCGTGGAGCCGGAGCGTCACGTGGATGAGTATGTGGACGCCGGGGCGAGCCTGGTCAATTTCCACCTCGAAGTGACCGACAATCCCGGAGCGATAATCGACCACCTGCACGGCCGCGGGGTGAAAGCCGGGGTGACGATCAACCCCGACACACCGGTGGACGGCGTGCTGAAGCTGGCGGGCAAGGTCGAGCTGGTGCTGTTCATGAGCGTGTTTCCGGGCTACGGCGGACAGAAATTCATCCCCGGCGTGCTGGACAAGGTGCGCGAGCTGCGCCGCCACTATGAAAAATCGGGCTTGGAAACGCCCATGGTCCAGATCGACGGGGGGATCAACCTGGAGACCGCCCCTCTGGCCGTGGCCGCCGGGGTGAACAACCTGGTGGTCGGGACGTTCATTTTCCGCAGCCCGGACTACGCGGCCACTATCGGCTCGCTGCGCCGGGCGTGCGAGGGCGTGGCTCTGGACTGGAAATGA
- the gcvPB gene encoding aminomethyl-transferring glycine dehydrogenase subunit GcvPB produces the protein MDSSPNSTIFNLSREGRRGVRFPEPDVPVRPLTELLPAWARRAAAPELPEVDEVDAVRHFVRLSTLNYHVDKGLYPLGSCTMKHNPKVNEAAARHPRFAGLHPHTPAAASQGALQVMHELASYLAEIAGVSRVTLQPSAGAQGELTGMLVIRAWHQAQGHPRSKVLIPDSAHGTNPASLAIAGYQPVVLKSGPDGLIDLERLAALTDSDTAAMMITNPNTLGLFEKNLPKAAGILHAAGAKLYMDGANLNALLGRARPGDLGVDVLHFNLHKTFSTPHGGGGPGAGPVGVSAELAPFLPVPVVEKGEVGYYLDYDRPQSIGKLHGLYGNFGVLLRAWVYIRMHGAAGLKRVTEMAVLNANYIKNRLLPHFDLPYSGDCLHECVFSGTRQKAQGVRTLDMAKRLLDYGFHAPTIYFPLIVQEALMIEPTETESPESLDSFCEAMIRVAAEARENPDLLQKAPVTTPVGRLNEGKAARELNVCCRIDLPGYGDTPDEP, from the coding sequence ATGGATTCCAGCCCGAACAGCACCATTTTCAACCTCTCCCGCGAGGGACGCCGCGGGGTGCGTTTCCCGGAGCCGGATGTGCCGGTGCGCCCGTTGACCGAGCTCCTGCCGGCCTGGGCCCGCCGCGCCGCGGCGCCCGAGTTGCCCGAGGTGGACGAGGTGGACGCCGTGCGGCATTTCGTGCGCCTTTCCACGCTCAACTACCACGTGGACAAGGGCCTCTATCCCCTGGGTTCCTGCACGATGAAACACAACCCCAAAGTGAACGAGGCCGCGGCCCGTCACCCGCGTTTCGCCGGCCTGCACCCGCACACGCCCGCGGCGGCGAGCCAGGGCGCGCTGCAGGTGATGCACGAGCTGGCCTCGTACCTGGCCGAGATCGCCGGGGTGTCGCGGGTGACTCTCCAGCCCTCGGCTGGAGCGCAGGGCGAGTTGACCGGCATGCTGGTGATCCGCGCCTGGCACCAGGCCCAGGGCCATCCCCGCAGCAAGGTGCTGATCCCGGACAGCGCCCACGGCACCAACCCGGCCAGCCTGGCCATTGCCGGCTACCAGCCCGTGGTGCTCAAGAGCGGGCCGGACGGGCTTATCGACCTGGAGCGGCTGGCCGCCCTGACTGACAGCGACACCGCGGCCATGATGATCACCAACCCCAACACCCTGGGGCTGTTCGAGAAGAACCTGCCCAAGGCCGCCGGGATCCTGCACGCGGCCGGGGCCAAGCTCTACATGGATGGGGCCAACCTGAACGCCCTGCTCGGGCGCGCCCGCCCCGGGGATCTGGGGGTGGACGTCCTGCATTTCAACCTGCACAAGACATTCAGCACGCCCCACGGCGGCGGAGGACCGGGCGCCGGGCCGGTGGGAGTGAGCGCAGAGCTGGCTCCGTTCCTGCCCGTGCCGGTGGTGGAAAAGGGCGAGGTGGGCTACTACCTGGACTACGACCGCCCGCAGTCCATCGGCAAGCTGCACGGGCTGTACGGCAATTTCGGGGTGCTGCTGCGGGCCTGGGTCTACATCCGCATGCACGGGGCCGCGGGCCTCAAGCGCGTGACCGAGATGGCGGTGCTCAACGCCAACTACATCAAGAACCGGCTTCTGCCGCATTTCGACCTGCCCTACAGCGGGGACTGCCTTCACGAGTGTGTGTTCAGCGGCACGCGCCAGAAAGCCCAGGGCGTGCGCACTCTGGACATGGCCAAGCGCCTTCTCGACTACGGGTTCCACGCGCCCACGATCTATTTCCCGCTGATCGTGCAGGAGGCGCTGATGATCGAGCCGACCGAGACCGAGAGCCCGGAGAGTCTGGACTCTTTCTGCGAGGCCATGATCCGGGTGGCGGCAGAGGCGCGGGAGAACCCCGATCTGCTGCAGAAAGCGCCCGTCACCACTCCGGTGGGCCGTCTCAACGAGGGCAAGGCCGCCCGTGAGCTGAATGTCTGCTGCCGGATCGACCTGCCGGGCTACGGGGACACGCCGGATGAGCCCTGA